In Streptococcus parapneumoniae, the genomic stretch ACTCAGGTTACTTGACTCGTCGTTTGGTTGACGTTGCCCAAGATGTTATCATCCGTGAGGACGACTGTGGAACTGACCGTGGTCTCTTGATCCGCTCTATCGCAGAAGGAAAAGAGATGATCGAGTCTCTCGAAGAGCGTCTCAATGGTCGTTACACTAAGAAAACTGTTAAACATCCAGAAACTGGTGCAGTTATCATTGGTCCAAATGAATTGATTACAGAAGACAAGGCGCGTGAAATTGTCAATGCTGGTGTGGAAGAAGTGACTATCCGCTCTGTATTTACATGTAACACTCGTCATGGTGTCTGCCGTCACTGTTACGGTATCAACTTGGCGACTGGTGATGCAGTTGAAGTTGGTGAAGCAGTTGGTACAATCGCTGCCCAATCTATCGGGGAACCTGGTACACAGCTTACAATGCGTACCTTCCACACGGGTGGGGTTGCCTCAAATACCGATATCACTCAGGGTCTTCCTCGTGTCCAAGAAATCTTTGAAGCCCGCAATCCTAAAGGGGAAGCGGTTATCACAGAGGTTAAAGGACAAGTTACCGCTATCGAAGAAGATGCATCAACTCGTACCAAGAAAGTCTTTGTTAAGGGTGAAACTGGCGAAGGTGAGTACGTCGTTCCATTTACAGCTCGTATGCGTGTAGAAGTTGGAGACCAAGTAGCGCGTGGTGCTGCTCTTACAGAAGGTTCTATCCAACCAAAACGTCTCCTTGCAGTCCGTGATGTCTTGTCAGTTGAAACTTACCTCCTCGGTGAAGTACAAAAAGTTTACCGTAGCCAAGGGGTAGAAATCGGTGACAAACACATCGAGGTAATGGTTCGTCAAATGATCCGTAAAGTCCGTGTCATGGATCCAGGAGATACAGACCTTCTCATGGGTACCCTTATGGATATCAATGACTTTACAGATGCTAACAAAGATGTCCTTATCGCAGGTGGAGTTCCAGCGACAGGTCGCCCAGTCCTTATGGGAATTACCAAAGCCTCACTTGAAACAAATAGTTTCTTGTCAGCGGCTTCCTTCCAGGAAACAACTCGTGTCCTTACAGATGCAGCTATCCGCGGCAAGAAAGACCATCTCCTTGGACTTAAAGAAAATGTTATCATCGGTAAGATCATCCCAGCAGGTACTGGTATGGCTCGCTACCGTAACCTTGAACCACATGCTATCAACGAAGAAGAATACCTTAATCCTCCAGTAGAGGAAGAAGGAAATGAAGAAACAACAGAAGTAGTTGTGGATACTGCCGTTGAAACTGTGGAAGAAACAGTAGAATAAGAGAGAATGAGAGAGCCCTCGGGTTCTCTTTCTCTTTTCTGAAAACTTTCTCCATTTTTCCATGAAATGTGGTAAAATAATACTCAATGAAAATCAAAGAGCAAACTAGGAAACTAGCCGCAGGTTGCTCAAAGCACTGCTTTGAGGTTGTAGATAGAACTGACGAAGTCAGCTCAAAGCACTGCTTTGAGGTTGTGGATAGAACTGACGAAGTCAGCTCAAAGCACTGCTTTGAGGTTGTGGATAGAACTGACGAAGTCAGCTCAAAGCACTGCTTTGAGGTTGTAGATAAGACTGACGAAGTCAGTAACATATACCTACGGCAAGGCGACGATGACGTGGTTTAAAGAGATTTTCGAAGAGTATAAAAGAAAGAAGCTGACAAAGGAGACAGGTATGGAACAAACATTTTTTATCATTAAACCAGACGGTGTAAAAAGAGGATTAGTAGGCGAAGTCTTGAAACGCATCGAACAACGTGGATTTACAATCGAAAAATTGGAGTTGCGTACACAGCTTTCAGAAGAGTTGATTGACCAGCACTATCAGGACTTGGTTGGTCAGAGTTTTTATCCACCGATTCGTGAATTTATGACTTCAGGCCCAGTTCTTGTGGGTGTCATTTCAGGTCCCGAAGTAATCGAAACTTGGCGGACTATGATGGGGGCAACTCGTCCAGAAGAAGCTTTACCAGGAACGATTCGAGGTGATTTTGCAAAAGCTGCTAGTGAAAACCAAGCTATTCAAAATGTTGTACATGGTTCAGATTCAGAAGAGTCAGCTAAGCGAGAAATTGCTCTTTGGTTTTAAGAGTGGATTGGCTCAATCAATTGGTTAAAAGCTCATTTGAATAGAAAGTATAGTCAATTAGTTTAAGACATGACGCATAATATCAAATTTTTTAGTTTTTGATATGGTGCGTTTTTTGATTAAGTGACTATTAGTTCGTCTCGCTCCGTTAGGTGCGAGACAAAAAAACACCCGCTATGCGGGTGCGCGTCGAAGGTTATACCAAAAAACTCCAAACGCGATACAATAAAGGTGTTCAAGCCAATTGTAAAGCGAAAGGAGAAAAATATGGCACAAAAGGTTCTTTTGTCCTGTTCTTGTTTCAATTGACTATATTTCTATACTTTTTCTTCCTTTCTCTGTGAAAACCGCAAGTTTTTCACACTTTTTCTCAATGATTTCAATACTGAAACAACATCTTTCCAGAACTTCAATAATTTCTTTTTGTGTTAAATCATTATTTAACTAAATCTTTGGAGGCAATACGTTTTCAAATCTACTTTTTACCATAGATTTTGAGCCTTCAACACAGATTACTAAGCCAAAAATGCTCTAAATTTTTGAAATTCTAATAAATCCCACTCAACTTCATCATCATCTTTGACTTTCACAATATCTCCCTCAAAATAACATGGAATAAAGATAGTTTTCTTTTGAAACGGTTGTAGGAGGAAAATCTCTCCTACACTATTATTGATTCATGATAATATTTCAGTAACTCATGGTGCAATTAAAAACAAGGATTTTTATTTCAGACGATCCATCGTGAACACTTCATCAGCCATCTCCCAAATTGCCGGATTATGTGTTGCGATAATGATTAGCCTATTATCATCTCGAAGAGATAGCAAAATCTCCATAATCAACTGAGAGGTTGCTGGGTCTATTGAAGCTGTTGGCTCATCTGCCAGAATAAAGGGTGGATTCTTTAAGATAACTTTTGCCAAGGCAACCCGTTGCGATTCTCCGCCCGATAACTCAAAGATGCGCTTATCTAGGTCAAGATAATCCAGGCCGACCTGTTCTAAAGCCTGCTTCTGCCTCAACCGCCGTTCCGCCCGACTCAACTTTTGACCAATGAGACCTAGCTTAAGGTTTTCTTCAATACTTTGGTTTTCAATTAAGCCAAAGTTCTGGAAGAGGTAGCCCAATTCGTGACGAAAAAAATCACTCGATTTATAATTGGCCAAGTCTTTACCTCGGTAAAAAATCGTCCCATCATAAGATTCTAATTTCCCAATCATGTTCATCAAGGTTGTTTTTCCGCTACCACTTGAACCAATTAAGGCATAGACTTTTCCAGCCTCAAATGTCATTGAAAGATTCGAAAATAACTCTCGTTCTCCAAAAGATTTACTCACCTGTTTAAGTTCAATCATATTAACCTCCCTTCAAAACAAGCATGGACATCTTGTTTTCTTTCTGCATTTGGACATGTAACTGTAAAAGAGATAGACCAGTAAAGAGTAACGAGACTAAGAAAGCAACTACTATCTCTACCATAAGAAATACACTCGCAACAAATCCCAGTAAAAACACACCCAGTTGAGCAAAGAGATAAGTGCGATGGATTTCTAAGAACCTGAGACCTGCAATGCGTTTGATAAAAATGGCACGTCTAAATTCTTCAAAGTAGAGCCTATTCATAGTGTTAAACAACAAAATTGAAGTTGCAATCCCAAGCACAGCTCCTGCTAGCATTACCCAACGTTCCCTCTGTATATTATCCAATAATGTGATGTAGTTGTGGTAACCTGTTTGCATTTCTGAGACCCAATTTTCAATGCCTTGTCTCTGGATAAGCTCCTGGGCATCAGACAATTGATTAAAGAGAACGTAGTTCTGTACTGCGTCTACCCAAAACAAAACGGACTGTGGACCAGTTGATTGGGGTGTTATAACAATGATGACTGGATCTTTCAAAAACTGCTGGTAAGAAATAGGGGTCGTATTATACACAAAACGATCCTGACCTGATTCCAAATAACCTACCGTAGCAGTCATTTGCTGTCGTTCATCTTGACTAGACATGCGACTGGTTAAGTCGTCTTCAAAAACAGATTTATAATGTTCTTCCTCTGAACGGAGGTGTTCAGGCAGCAATAAGACAAACTCCCCTACATCAAGGTGATTCATCTTTTGCTCAATAGTTGTATCTACAGGAATGTTTTGACGCTCCAAGTATTGCGGTGTGACGATAAGGACATTGCCATTCGGGCTGTAATCGTGCCATTCTGTAGAGGTTGTCAAGTTTTTGGAGGAAGCCATGCCATTTTGCAAAGTACGGTCAATTAACTGGTGTCTAGATAAGAAAGCCTTTTGTTCTGAAACAGCCAGATCCATCAATTGATACCAAGTTCTGAATTTCCTTTGAGCTTGTTCATCAAAACCAGGACTCGTTCCTTCACGGCTGATTGATAGGGTAATCAGTTGCCTTTCCTGGCTCCAAGCCTCTTGTCCAATCCGATGCTGTTGCCAGGCTTGGGAATACTTTAAGCTACTCCCTATTCCCAGCGTTACAATAATAATCGCTAATAGTTGACCGATTAAAATCAAATTAATGATTCCTCTGACAGGCACTTGCCCTTTTATAATCTGCATCAGGTGTATCTTTTTTATCCCAACTGCGAAGAGTTGAGCGAAAAACAGGGAGATCGACAACAAGATGAGATTATAACTGAGCAAGCCTGCTCCTATGGTCATTAGGGATTGCGTTGGAAGCGACAGAATTTTTTGCATAAGAATGGCGAGCACGCCAGCTAAACTGAAACCAACAGCTATCCCTTTCAAATCCTCACCAACTGGTCTAAGGAAAATGGACCACCGTTTCTCTCCTGAAATGAGACGAATGCCCGACGACCGTAATTGGCTAATTTGACTAATTAAAGTCAGTGCTCCAAAGGTTAAGATGAAAATCAATAGACTGATTAACTGAAATCCGTTACTAAAGATAGCCATTAACGTAGATAGTTTAGATAGAATTGTCAGGTGCATGTTAGTCAAGCCAAGTTGACTTAGCTCCTCCCTTAGCAAGTGAATATCTAGGTTTCCATCGAATACAAAATAGTTTGTTTCAACACTACTACTTTGAGCATCTTCTAGATTTTTTTCCTGTAGCCCATCAGGCAACTTTCCGTCTCCAAAGGTCGTATAAGAAAAAACTGTAGTACCTTCTGAGTTAGGATCTTGGTGTTGAATCGCAATAAAGCTATCTGTTTCTTCTGCTAGTTTTTCCAAGCGTGTAGCAACATGCTGAAAAGTTGTTTCAGGGGAAGAATCATGTACAACAACGTTGGGGTAATAATGGGAGACATATGTATCAGTCCAAATGGTAAATACCCAAACAAAGAACAAACTAGCAAGCAGGTTGGATATGAGTATAAATAATTTTTTCATAGTGCATTCCTTATTCTAAAACAGAGGGCAGAAATACCCCTGACCTCTATAAACTAACAAGCTTACTAAACTAT encodes the following:
- a CDS encoding bacteriocin-associated integral membrane family protein, with protein sequence MKKLFILISNLLASLFFVWVFTIWTDTYVSHYYPNVVVHDSSPETTFQHVATRLEKLAEETDSFIAIQHQDPNSEGTTVFSYTTFGDGKLPDGLQEKNLEDAQSSSVETNYFVFDGNLDIHLLREELSQLGLTNMHLTILSKLSTLMAIFSNGFQLISLLIFILTFGALTLISQISQLRSSGIRLISGEKRWSIFLRPVGEDLKGIAVGFSLAGVLAILMQKILSLPTQSLMTIGAGLLSYNLILLSISLFFAQLFAVGIKKIHLMQIIKGQVPVRGIINLILIGQLLAIIIVTLGIGSSLKYSQAWQQHRIGQEAWSQERQLITLSISREGTSPGFDEQAQRKFRTWYQLMDLAVSEQKAFLSRHQLIDRTLQNGMASSKNLTTSTEWHDYSPNGNVLIVTPQYLERQNIPVDTTIEQKMNHLDVGEFVLLLPEHLRSEEEHYKSVFEDDLTSRMSSQDERQQMTATVGYLESGQDRFVYNTTPISYQQFLKDPVIIVITPQSTGPQSVLFWVDAVQNYVLFNQLSDAQELIQRQGIENWVSEMQTGYHNYITLLDNIQRERWVMLAGAVLGIATSILLFNTMNRLYFEEFRRAIFIKRIAGLRFLEIHRTYLFAQLGVFLLGFVASVFLMVEIVVAFLVSLLFTGLSLLQLHVQMQKENKMSMLVLKGG
- a CDS encoding ABC transporter ATP-binding protein is translated as MIELKQVSKSFGERELFSNLSMTFEAGKVYALIGSSGSGKTTLMNMIGKLESYDGTIFYRGKDLANYKSSDFFRHELGYLFQNFGLIENQSIEENLKLGLIGQKLSRAERRLRQKQALEQVGLDYLDLDKRIFELSGGESQRVALAKVILKNPPFILADEPTASIDPATSQLIMEILLSLRDDNRLIIIATHNPAIWEMADEVFTMDRLK
- the ndk gene encoding nucleoside-diphosphate kinase; protein product: MEQTFFIIKPDGVKRGLVGEVLKRIEQRGFTIEKLELRTQLSEELIDQHYQDLVGQSFYPPIREFMTSGPVLVGVISGPEVIETWRTMMGATRPEEALPGTIRGDFAKAASENQAIQNVVHGSDSEESAKREIALWF